The Ciconia boyciana chromosome 15, ASM3463844v1, whole genome shotgun sequence genome has a segment encoding these proteins:
- the CCDC117 gene encoding coiled-coil domain-containing protein 117 isoform X2 encodes MCYPTTASHPAGPAARDYSSRRAPRAAPPGTTAPIVPARAFSERGERPGKDRGSGGVVQLRARPGPAEMAALGRSCRGIPAGPAVEFPQAPAAAPDRHGPLAVARDEPQPGAVGHDRLQPPMMIMAGHGNDGADGGGSSGLYLQSSFDVASLAALGSYNEGLTVAPVGSFTSAAHPQGLHQQQGHGHISVRCGKKHKLEEEAEGCPVRKKRLTGAKNCPLNPNTEEWILCAGQQAAGEVASQYGGSGPEPAMLEIPCEEMDQTMGEQQCEVARRKLQEIEDRIIDEDEEVHADGNVSNLPTLILSDTLKKGMKRDFGEVLTKKIIESMSRPSMELVLWKPLPEFLTEKLKPVSVKNFKQQSTEECQAKQSTPRAAFDPQTETFPESQQTVMSPDPYASLGISGCAEEEMEL; translated from the exons ATGTGCTACCCCACCACGGCTTCACACCCCGCGGGCCCCGCCGCTCGGGACTACAgctcccgccgcgccccgcgggccgcgccgcccgggaCTACAGCTCCCATAGTGCCCGCGCGCGCCTTCTCCGAGCGCGGCGAAAGGCCTGGAAAGGACCGGGGCTCTGGCGGTGTCGTCCAGctccgggcccggcccggcccggcg GAAATGGCAGCGCTGGGCAGATCCTGTCGGGGCATCCCTGCGGGTCCTGCCGTGGAGTTCCCCCAggctccggccgccgcccccgACCGCCACGGCCCGCTGGCAGTCGCGCGGGACGAGCCGCAGCCCGGGGCCGTCGGCCACGACCGCCTCCAGCCACCCATGATGATAATGGCAGGGCACGGAAACGACGGTGCCGATGGCGGCGGTTCCTCCGGCCTGTATCTGCAAAGCAGCTTCGACGTTGCCTCTCTGGCCGCCCTTGGAAGTTACAACGAGGGCTTGACGGTCGCCCCGGTGGGCTCCTTCACAAGCGCAGCGCACCCGCAAGGcctgcaccagcagcagggTCACGGCCA tatcTCTGTTCGCTGTGGAAAGAAGCATAAGCTAGAAGAAGAGGCGGAAGG TTGTCCTGTGAGGAAGAAGAGACTGACAGGAGCCAAAAATTGCCCTTTGAATCCCAACACTGAAGAATGGATTCTCTGTGCAGgtcagcaggcagctggggaggtaGCAAGTCAGTATGGTGGCAGCGGTCCTGAACCTGCCATGTTAGAAATTCCCTGTGAAGAAATGGATCAGACAATGGGGGAACAGCAATGCGAGGTTGCTCGCAGGAAGCTTCAGGAAATTGAGGACAG GATAATTGATGAAGATGAGGAAGTTCATGCTGATGGAAATGTTAGCAATCTGCCCACTCTTATCCTGTCAGATACCCTTAAAAAAGGGATGAAGAGGGATTTTGGTGAAGTcctgacaaagaaaataatagaatcTAT GAGCCGTCCTTCTATGGAGCTGGTGCTTTGGAAACCTCTTCCTGAATTTCTCACAGAGAAACTGAAGCCTGTTTCTGTTAAGAACTTCAAGCAGCAGAGTACAGAAGAGTGTCAAGCTAAGCAGTCAACCCCAAGAGCTGCTTTTGACCCACAGACTGAAACATTCCCTGAATCACAACAGACTGTCATGTCTCCAGATCCGTATGCTAGTTTGGGAATCTCTGGGTgtgcagaagaagaaatggagttGTAG
- the CCDC117 gene encoding coiled-coil domain-containing protein 117 isoform X3, producing the protein MCYPTTASHPAGPAARDYSSRRAPRAAPPGTTAPIVPARAFSERGERPGKDRGSGGVVQLRARPGPAQEMAALGRSCRGIPAGPAVEFPQAPAAAPDRHGPLAVARDEPQPGAVGHDRLQPPMMIMAGHGNDGADGGGSSGLYLQSSFDVASLAALGSYNEGLTVAPVGSFTSAAHPQGLHQQQGHGHISVRCGKKHKLEEEAEGCPVRKKRLTGAKNCPLNPNTEEWILCAGQQAAGEVASQYGGSGPEPAMLEIPCEEMDQTMGEQQCEVARRKLQEIEDRSRPSMELVLWKPLPEFLTEKLKPVSVKNFKQQSTEECQAKQSTPRAAFDPQTETFPESQQTVMSPDPYASLGISGCAEEEMEL; encoded by the exons ATGTGCTACCCCACCACGGCTTCACACCCCGCGGGCCCCGCCGCTCGGGACTACAgctcccgccgcgccccgcgggccgcgccgcccgggaCTACAGCTCCCATAGTGCCCGCGCGCGCCTTCTCCGAGCGCGGCGAAAGGCCTGGAAAGGACCGGGGCTCTGGCGGTGTCGTCCAGctccgggcccggcccggcccggcg CAGGAAATGGCAGCGCTGGGCAGATCCTGTCGGGGCATCCCTGCGGGTCCTGCCGTGGAGTTCCCCCAggctccggccgccgcccccgACCGCCACGGCCCGCTGGCAGTCGCGCGGGACGAGCCGCAGCCCGGGGCCGTCGGCCACGACCGCCTCCAGCCACCCATGATGATAATGGCAGGGCACGGAAACGACGGTGCCGATGGCGGCGGTTCCTCCGGCCTGTATCTGCAAAGCAGCTTCGACGTTGCCTCTCTGGCCGCCCTTGGAAGTTACAACGAGGGCTTGACGGTCGCCCCGGTGGGCTCCTTCACAAGCGCAGCGCACCCGCAAGGcctgcaccagcagcagggTCACGGCCA tatcTCTGTTCGCTGTGGAAAGAAGCATAAGCTAGAAGAAGAGGCGGAAGG TTGTCCTGTGAGGAAGAAGAGACTGACAGGAGCCAAAAATTGCCCTTTGAATCCCAACACTGAAGAATGGATTCTCTGTGCAGgtcagcaggcagctggggaggtaGCAAGTCAGTATGGTGGCAGCGGTCCTGAACCTGCCATGTTAGAAATTCCCTGTGAAGAAATGGATCAGACAATGGGGGAACAGCAATGCGAGGTTGCTCGCAGGAAGCTTCAGGAAATTGAGGACAG GAGCCGTCCTTCTATGGAGCTGGTGCTTTGGAAACCTCTTCCTGAATTTCTCACAGAGAAACTGAAGCCTGTTTCTGTTAAGAACTTCAAGCAGCAGAGTACAGAAGAGTGTCAAGCTAAGCAGTCAACCCCAAGAGCTGCTTTTGACCCACAGACTGAAACATTCCCTGAATCACAACAGACTGTCATGTCTCCAGATCCGTATGCTAGTTTGGGAATCTCTGGGTgtgcagaagaagaaatggagttGTAG
- the CCDC117 gene encoding coiled-coil domain-containing protein 117 isoform X1, translated as MCYPTTASHPAGPAARDYSSRRAPRAAPPGTTAPIVPARAFSERGERPGKDRGSGGVVQLRARPGPAQEMAALGRSCRGIPAGPAVEFPQAPAAAPDRHGPLAVARDEPQPGAVGHDRLQPPMMIMAGHGNDGADGGGSSGLYLQSSFDVASLAALGSYNEGLTVAPVGSFTSAAHPQGLHQQQGHGHISVRCGKKHKLEEEAEGCPVRKKRLTGAKNCPLNPNTEEWILCAGQQAAGEVASQYGGSGPEPAMLEIPCEEMDQTMGEQQCEVARRKLQEIEDRIIDEDEEVHADGNVSNLPTLILSDTLKKGMKRDFGEVLTKKIIESMSRPSMELVLWKPLPEFLTEKLKPVSVKNFKQQSTEECQAKQSTPRAAFDPQTETFPESQQTVMSPDPYASLGISGCAEEEMEL; from the exons ATGTGCTACCCCACCACGGCTTCACACCCCGCGGGCCCCGCCGCTCGGGACTACAgctcccgccgcgccccgcgggccgcgccgcccgggaCTACAGCTCCCATAGTGCCCGCGCGCGCCTTCTCCGAGCGCGGCGAAAGGCCTGGAAAGGACCGGGGCTCTGGCGGTGTCGTCCAGctccgggcccggcccggcccggcg CAGGAAATGGCAGCGCTGGGCAGATCCTGTCGGGGCATCCCTGCGGGTCCTGCCGTGGAGTTCCCCCAggctccggccgccgcccccgACCGCCACGGCCCGCTGGCAGTCGCGCGGGACGAGCCGCAGCCCGGGGCCGTCGGCCACGACCGCCTCCAGCCACCCATGATGATAATGGCAGGGCACGGAAACGACGGTGCCGATGGCGGCGGTTCCTCCGGCCTGTATCTGCAAAGCAGCTTCGACGTTGCCTCTCTGGCCGCCCTTGGAAGTTACAACGAGGGCTTGACGGTCGCCCCGGTGGGCTCCTTCACAAGCGCAGCGCACCCGCAAGGcctgcaccagcagcagggTCACGGCCA tatcTCTGTTCGCTGTGGAAAGAAGCATAAGCTAGAAGAAGAGGCGGAAGG TTGTCCTGTGAGGAAGAAGAGACTGACAGGAGCCAAAAATTGCCCTTTGAATCCCAACACTGAAGAATGGATTCTCTGTGCAGgtcagcaggcagctggggaggtaGCAAGTCAGTATGGTGGCAGCGGTCCTGAACCTGCCATGTTAGAAATTCCCTGTGAAGAAATGGATCAGACAATGGGGGAACAGCAATGCGAGGTTGCTCGCAGGAAGCTTCAGGAAATTGAGGACAG GATAATTGATGAAGATGAGGAAGTTCATGCTGATGGAAATGTTAGCAATCTGCCCACTCTTATCCTGTCAGATACCCTTAAAAAAGGGATGAAGAGGGATTTTGGTGAAGTcctgacaaagaaaataatagaatcTAT GAGCCGTCCTTCTATGGAGCTGGTGCTTTGGAAACCTCTTCCTGAATTTCTCACAGAGAAACTGAAGCCTGTTTCTGTTAAGAACTTCAAGCAGCAGAGTACAGAAGAGTGTCAAGCTAAGCAGTCAACCCCAAGAGCTGCTTTTGACCCACAGACTGAAACATTCCCTGAATCACAACAGACTGTCATGTCTCCAGATCCGTATGCTAGTTTGGGAATCTCTGGGTgtgcagaagaagaaatggagttGTAG